A DNA window from Ostrea edulis chromosome 5, xbOstEdul1.1, whole genome shotgun sequence contains the following coding sequences:
- the LOC125652521 gene encoding NADH dehydrogenase [ubiquinone] iron-sulfur protein 4, mitochondrial-like, whose protein sequence is MSLVTQNGLRCIKRLIPQVISRGHSTLDKPGSLVASQKKMGDSSEDKQIMVPEHADISCLTGVPDEHLKTRRVRIFVPTKNAMQSGVFGTRRWKIEFDTRERWENPLMGWTSSGDPLSNTAVEFRSPEEAIDFCEKNGWEYHVEERKEPKFRPKSYGANFSWNKRTRTSTK, encoded by the exons ATGTCGTTGGTCACTCAGAATGGCCTACGATGTATTAAACGTCTAATTCCACAAGTCATCTCAAG GGGTCACAGCACATTAGACAAGCCAGGATCACTAGTGGCATCGCAGAAGAAAATGGGAGACTCATCTGAGGACAAACAGATTATGGTCCCAGAACAT GCTGATATTTCCTGTTTGACTGGGGTTCCTGATGAACACTTAAAGACTCGGCGAGTAAGGATCTTTGTGCCGACCAAGAATGCGATGCAGTCTGGGGTGTTTGGGACAAGACGGTGGAAGATTGAGTTTGACACTCGAGAAAGATGGGAAAATCCCCTGATGGGATGGACATCAAG TGGAGATCCTCTGTCAAATACAGCAGTGGAGTTCAGGTCTCCAGAGGAAGCTATAGACTTTTGTGAGAAGAATG GATGGGAGTACCATGTTGAGGAGAGAAAGGAGCCAAAATTCCGACCCAAATCCTACGGAGCCAACTTCAGCTGGAACAAAAGAACACGAACGTCCACAAAATAG